The proteins below are encoded in one region of Gaiella occulta:
- a CDS encoding type 1 glutamine amidotransferase, which translates to MRVLSIVHDGSSTGGGGLFEDLVEQRGDRLERWVTVADGTGPDAPTRYDAIMVFGGAMHPDQDAEHPWLADEASFLREALEREVPLFGVCLGSQLIARAAGARVGPAEVAEVGWHEVELNDAGVGDPVVGVLPRRLDAFQWHYYTFELPPGATLLARSRAARQAYRLGERTWGIQFHAEVTRRMLDSWFVDGAAELPKPADEVRRETDALLGTWNEHGRRLCGAFLDYAAASA; encoded by the coding sequence ATGCGCGTGCTCTCCATCGTCCACGACGGCTCCTCCACGGGCGGAGGCGGGCTGTTCGAGGATCTCGTCGAGCAGCGCGGCGACCGGCTCGAGCGCTGGGTCACCGTGGCAGACGGCACGGGGCCCGACGCGCCCACGCGCTACGACGCGATCATGGTCTTCGGCGGCGCCATGCATCCCGACCAGGACGCCGAGCATCCGTGGCTCGCCGACGAGGCGTCGTTCCTGCGCGAGGCGCTCGAGCGCGAGGTGCCGCTGTTCGGTGTCTGCCTCGGCTCCCAGCTGATCGCGCGCGCGGCGGGCGCCCGCGTCGGGCCGGCCGAGGTCGCCGAGGTCGGCTGGCACGAGGTCGAGCTGAACGACGCCGGCGTCGGCGACCCGGTCGTGGGGGTGCTGCCGCGGCGCCTGGACGCGTTCCAGTGGCACTACTACACCTTCGAGCTGCCGCCGGGGGCGACGCTCCTGGCGCGGAGCCGGGCGGCGCGCCAGGCGTACCGGCTCGGCGAGCGCACGTGGGGAATCCAGTTCCACGCCGAGGTGACGCGCCGCATGCTCGACTCCTGGTTCGTCGACGGCGCCGCCGAGCTGCCGAAGCCGGCCGACGAGGTCCGCCGCGAGACCGACGCGCTCCTCGGCACGTGGAACGAGCACGGGCGGCGCCTGTGCGGCGCGTTCCTCGACTACGCCGCCGCGTCGGCCTGA
- the flgB gene encoding flagellar basal body rod protein FlgB has product MEIFGVTDILLGRALGGAELRQRVIAGNIANVNTPGFRRSDVPFQQSLRDALASGDPARVGAARPQVVQDATTALRADGNNVDVDAEMARLAETQLLHGAVAGLLRDRIAMLRYVINEGRR; this is encoded by the coding sequence GTGGAGATCTTCGGCGTCACCGACATACTCCTCGGCCGGGCGCTCGGCGGCGCCGAGCTGCGGCAGCGCGTCATCGCCGGCAACATCGCCAACGTCAACACGCCGGGCTTCCGGCGCAGCGACGTGCCCTTCCAACAATCGCTCCGCGACGCGCTCGCCAGCGGGGATCCCGCGCGTGTCGGTGCCGCGCGCCCCCAGGTCGTGCAGGACGCGACGACCGCGCTCCGCGCGGACGGCAACAACGTCGACGTCGACGCCGAGATGGCGCGGCTCGCGGAGACCCAGCTCCTCCACGGCGCGGTCGCCGGCCTCCTGCGCGACCGGATCGCGATGCTCCGCTACGTGATCAACGAGGGGAGGCGGTAG
- the flgC gene encoding flagellar basal body rod protein FlgC: protein MGLFDALRVSASGLAAERLRLDVIAGNLANANSTSGPDGQPFRKRMVVLQEAPAESGAVSGGVRVAAIADDPSPPRRVYDPSHPDADEQGYVTLPNVNPVGEMVDMIGASRAYEANVTAMKAAKDMALRTLDLLR from the coding sequence GTGGGCCTCTTCGACGCGCTGCGCGTGAGCGCGAGCGGCCTCGCCGCCGAGCGCCTTCGCCTCGACGTGATCGCGGGCAACCTCGCGAACGCGAACTCGACCTCCGGCCCAGACGGCCAGCCCTTCCGCAAGCGCATGGTCGTCCTCCAGGAGGCGCCTGCCGAGAGCGGCGCCGTCTCGGGTGGCGTGCGCGTCGCGGCGATCGCGGACGACCCGTCGCCGCCGCGCCGCGTCTACGACCCCTCCCACCCGGACGCCGACGAGCAGGGGTACGTCACGCTGCCGAACGTCAACCCCGTCGGCGAGATGGTGGACATGATCGGCGCCAGCAGGGCCTACGAGGCCAACGTCACTGCCATGAAGGCCGCCAAGGACATGGCGCTCAGGACACTCGACCTCCTCCGCTGA
- the fliE gene encoding flagellar hook-basal body complex protein FliE → MPAIPPVQSVPSLPGIGGLEAPGAGAPASGPSGFADVVADKIERVQELEREASAQSRAVATGMSDDLAGALLGVQQADLALQFATQVRNKAVEAYQEVMRMQV, encoded by the coding sequence ATGCCCGCGATCCCGCCCGTCCAGAGCGTTCCCAGCCTGCCGGGCATCGGCGGGCTCGAGGCGCCGGGAGCCGGCGCTCCCGCATCCGGCCCCTCCGGCTTCGCCGACGTCGTCGCCGACAAGATCGAGCGCGTGCAGGAGCTCGAGCGCGAGGCGTCCGCGCAGTCGCGCGCCGTCGCGACCGGCATGAGCGACGATCTCGCGGGGGCGCTGCTCGGCGTCCAGCAGGCCGACCTCGCGCTCCAGTTCGCGACGCAGGTGCGGAACAAGGCTGTCGAGGCTTACCAGGAAGTCATGCGGATGCAGGTCTGA
- the fliF gene encoding flagellar basal-body MS-ring/collar protein FliF, with translation MPTLLDNLSLRGKLALAAAGVLAVVLVFGIVSLSKRTSYGLLATDLAATESADLTTSLEKKGIPFRTGDNGRTVLVASDRVDEARALLVQENLLGGGRVGWEVFDKTKLGATDFQQRVNYQRALQGEIARAIEQIDGVRAATVNLALPDRKLFAREEKPPTASVLLTLENGYALEAARVRGISRLVSSAVEGLDAQNVVITDNEGTLLSGGSPADQADGGDGGKLAAQEAYERRAEADLNAMLARVVGDGKATAAVSAELNWDRAHVESETWGRKPLALSKSTEKEKYEGAGGAAGGAAGVVGDVPSYAAAAGGKTSGKYDREQTQTQFAIDKTITKRDLAQGALERQSVAVLVDESVPAGRLEAIRSTVEAAMGYDGKRGDRVSVERVPFAGPAEAPAAGKKKGLSPLILQAVAAVAALAFLAAAALGLRRRQRTVLSWPVEAEALPAGLTLSGLAAAPSFDDLAERARQDALAREAASRRQIEERAAETARLKTEESAQLVRTWLNE, from the coding sequence GTGCCCACCCTGCTGGACAATCTCTCGCTGCGCGGCAAGCTCGCGCTCGCCGCGGCCGGCGTCCTCGCCGTCGTCCTCGTCTTCGGCATCGTCAGCCTGTCGAAGCGGACGAGCTACGGCTTGCTCGCGACGGATCTCGCCGCCACCGAGTCGGCCGACCTCACGACGAGCCTGGAGAAGAAGGGCATCCCGTTCCGTACCGGCGACAACGGGCGGACAGTGCTCGTCGCGAGCGACCGCGTCGACGAGGCGCGCGCGCTGCTCGTCCAGGAGAACCTGCTCGGCGGCGGCCGCGTCGGCTGGGAGGTCTTCGACAAGACCAAGCTCGGCGCCACCGACTTCCAACAGCGCGTCAACTACCAGCGCGCCCTCCAGGGCGAGATCGCGCGCGCGATCGAGCAGATCGACGGCGTCCGGGCGGCGACCGTGAATCTCGCCCTGCCCGACCGGAAGCTCTTCGCCCGCGAGGAAAAGCCGCCGACCGCGAGCGTCCTGCTGACGCTCGAGAACGGCTATGCGCTCGAGGCGGCCCGCGTCCGAGGCATCTCCCGGCTCGTCTCGAGCGCGGTCGAGGGCCTCGACGCCCAGAACGTCGTCATCACCGACAACGAGGGCACGCTGCTCTCGGGCGGCTCGCCCGCCGACCAGGCCGACGGGGGCGACGGCGGCAAGCTGGCCGCGCAGGAGGCGTACGAGCGCCGCGCAGAGGCGGACCTGAACGCGATGCTCGCGCGGGTCGTCGGCGACGGGAAGGCGACCGCCGCGGTGAGCGCGGAGCTCAACTGGGACCGCGCGCACGTGGAGTCCGAGACGTGGGGGCGCAAGCCACTCGCGCTCTCGAAGAGCACCGAGAAGGAGAAGTACGAGGGCGCCGGCGGGGCCGCGGGCGGAGCGGCCGGGGTCGTCGGCGACGTGCCCTCGTACGCCGCCGCAGCCGGCGGGAAGACGTCGGGCAAGTACGACCGCGAGCAGACGCAGACCCAGTTCGCGATCGACAAGACCATCACGAAGCGCGACCTCGCGCAGGGCGCGCTCGAGCGCCAGAGCGTTGCCGTCCTCGTCGACGAGAGCGTGCCCGCGGGGCGGCTCGAGGCGATCCGCAGCACGGTCGAGGCCGCGATGGGCTACGACGGGAAGCGCGGCGACCGGGTCTCCGTCGAGCGGGTCCCCTTCGCGGGGCCGGCGGAGGCGCCCGCCGCCGGCAAGAAGAAGGGTCTGAGCCCGCTCATCCTCCAGGCCGTCGCCGCCGTGGCCGCGCTCGCCTTCCTCGCCGCCGCCGCGCTCGGCCTGCGGCGCAGGCAGCGGACAGTGCTCTCCTGGCCGGTCGAGGCCGAGGCGCTGCCCGCCGGTCTCACGCTGTCGGGGCTCGCGGCGGCTCCGTCCTTCGACGATCTCGCCGAGCGCGCCAGGCAGGACGCGCTCGCCCGTGAGGCCGCGTCGCGCCGCCAGATCGAGGAGCGCGCCGCCGAGACGGCGAGGCTCAAGACCGAAGAGTCGGCGCAGCTCGTCCGGACATGGCTGAACGAATGA
- the fliG gene encoding flagellar motor switch protein FliG, with protein MSAELQETHVIPDLALTEPAGFPPAEIEPSDARPAPRLAISGPRKAAILCVALGPVISSELLKKLKPREIDELTLEITTLGPVSPEEREAVLREFDHMHLAHGYAVEGGLAYARNLLERALGVDQALKIISRLSSFVQIAPFEFLRRTDPAQITNFIQHEHPQTIALVLAYLPHEVAATVLAGLPAGLQSAVSHRIATMESTAPEVVKEVEQVMERKLAAVINQQLSRAGGVESLVEIINNADRSTERHILESLEQRDPALADEVRKRMFVFEDVVTLEDRYLQLVLREVEMKDLAYALKGTSAEVKEKIVANLSTRAGEMLEEEMGYLGPVPRHEVEEAQTKVVEIIRHLEGEGRITIGRGPDEELID; from the coding sequence ATGAGCGCCGAGCTGCAGGAGACCCACGTCATCCCCGATCTCGCCCTGACCGAGCCGGCCGGCTTCCCTCCGGCGGAGATCGAGCCGTCCGACGCACGGCCGGCACCGCGGCTCGCGATCTCCGGGCCGCGGAAGGCGGCGATCCTCTGCGTCGCGCTCGGTCCTGTGATCTCGTCCGAGCTGCTGAAGAAGCTGAAGCCGCGCGAGATCGACGAGCTGACGCTCGAGATCACGACGCTCGGGCCGGTCTCGCCCGAGGAGCGAGAGGCGGTGCTGCGCGAGTTCGACCACATGCACCTCGCGCACGGCTACGCGGTCGAAGGCGGCCTCGCCTACGCGCGGAACCTGCTCGAGCGCGCGCTCGGCGTCGACCAGGCGCTGAAGATCATCAGCCGTCTCTCCTCCTTCGTGCAGATCGCCCCCTTCGAGTTCCTGCGCCGCACGGACCCGGCGCAGATCACGAACTTCATCCAGCACGAGCACCCGCAGACGATCGCGCTCGTGCTCGCCTACCTGCCGCACGAGGTGGCCGCGACCGTGCTCGCCGGCCTGCCCGCCGGGCTCCAGAGCGCCGTCTCGCACCGCATCGCGACGATGGAGTCCACCGCTCCGGAGGTGGTGAAGGAGGTCGAGCAGGTGATGGAGCGCAAGCTGGCCGCGGTCATCAACCAGCAGCTCTCCCGGGCCGGCGGGGTCGAGAGCCTCGTCGAGATCATCAACAACGCCGACCGCTCGACCGAGCGGCACATCCTCGAGAGCCTCGAGCAGCGCGACCCGGCGCTGGCGGACGAGGTGCGCAAGCGCATGTTCGTCTTCGAGGACGTCGTCACGCTCGAGGATCGCTACCTCCAGCTCGTCCTCCGCGAGGTCGAGATGAAGGACCTCGCCTACGCGCTCAAGGGAACGTCGGCGGAGGTCAAGGAGAAGATCGTCGCCAACCTCAGCACGCGCGCGGGCGAGATGCTCGAGGAGGAGATGGGCTACCTCGGCCCGGTCCCGCGCCACGAGGTCGAGGAGGCGCAGACGAAGGTGGTCGAGATCATCCGGCACCTCGAGGGCGAGGGCCGCATCACCATCGGGCGCGGACCCGACGAGGAGCTGATCGACTGA
- a CDS encoding FliH/SctL family protein, with protein MAASPYLFAEIERPQDPADTAELLLEQARVDAERIRTEARAETIAAVRAEIRPELEAQLALAAAAAAAAQRWQEQVESRFAAEACELALAVAEKIVAAKIEIDASVLESVLCDALRRARDRRNLTLTVNPADLDAARELLPSLRAAFGADELTLVDDRRIARGGCLLDTPAGEIDATVASKFERIREAIRKAETR; from the coding sequence ATGGCCGCCTCGCCGTACCTCTTCGCCGAGATCGAGCGGCCGCAGGATCCGGCCGACACCGCCGAGCTGCTGCTCGAGCAAGCCCGCGTCGACGCGGAGCGCATCCGCACGGAGGCGCGGGCCGAGACGATCGCGGCCGTGCGCGCGGAGATCCGTCCCGAGCTCGAGGCGCAGCTCGCTCTCGCCGCCGCCGCGGCCGCCGCGGCCCAGCGCTGGCAGGAGCAGGTGGAGAGCCGGTTCGCCGCCGAGGCGTGCGAGCTCGCGCTCGCCGTCGCCGAGAAGATCGTCGCCGCGAAGATCGAGATCGACGCGTCCGTGCTCGAGTCCGTCCTCTGCGACGCGCTGCGGCGCGCGCGCGACCGCCGCAACCTCACCCTGACCGTGAACCCCGCCGACCTCGACGCGGCGCGGGAGCTGCTGCCCTCCCTGCGCGCCGCCTTCGGCGCCGACGAGCTCACGCTCGTCGACGATCGGCGGATCGCGCGCGGCGGCTGCCTGCTCGACACTCCCGCCGGCGAGATCGACGCGACCGTCGCCTCGAAGTTCGAGCGCATTCGCGAGGCGATCCGGAAGGCAGAGACGCGGTGA
- a CDS encoding FliI/YscN family ATPase, whose protein sequence is MSALTAYAEAVRRADPYRVNGRVEEAIGLVLAGRGPEAEVGELCGIEVRRDRSLRAEVVGFKEGRTLLMPLGELEGARPGCRVVPTGEPLLAPCGDALLGRVLDGLGRPLDEEPLPAAVAWRSVVSAPPQPLRRRRITEQLALGVRVLDMLVPCGRGQRLGLFAGSGVGKSSLLGMIARSTEADVNVIALVGERGREVRDFIERDLGPDGLARSVVVVATSDEPALVRIKAALLATTVAEHFREQGRDVLLLMDSLTRVATAQREVGLTVGEPPSTRGYTPSVFALLPRLLERAGTDESGSITGLYTVLVEGDDMNEPVADASRAILDGHVALSRSLAHRGHYPAVDVLASVSRLETELQEPDVRAAARGFREVLAAYRDKEDFISIGAYEPGSDPVTDRAIALKPALDAFARQELDEPAPLAESRASLLELLGERP, encoded by the coding sequence GTGAGTGCGCTGACCGCATATGCGGAGGCGGTGCGCCGTGCCGACCCGTACCGGGTGAACGGCCGGGTCGAGGAGGCGATCGGGCTCGTCCTCGCCGGCCGCGGCCCGGAGGCCGAGGTGGGCGAGCTCTGCGGGATCGAGGTCCGGCGGGACCGCTCGCTGCGCGCAGAGGTGGTCGGCTTCAAGGAAGGTCGCACGCTGCTGATGCCGCTGGGCGAGCTCGAGGGCGCCCGGCCCGGCTGCCGCGTCGTCCCGACGGGTGAGCCGCTCCTCGCTCCGTGCGGCGACGCGCTGCTCGGGCGCGTCCTCGACGGGCTCGGCCGGCCGCTCGACGAGGAGCCGCTCCCTGCGGCCGTCGCCTGGCGCTCCGTCGTGAGCGCGCCGCCGCAGCCGCTGCGGCGGCGGCGGATCACGGAGCAGCTCGCGCTCGGCGTGCGGGTGCTCGACATGCTCGTGCCCTGCGGGCGCGGGCAGCGCCTGGGGCTGTTCGCCGGCTCCGGCGTCGGCAAGTCGAGCCTGCTCGGGATGATCGCCCGCTCCACCGAGGCCGACGTCAACGTCATCGCGCTCGTCGGCGAGCGGGGGCGCGAGGTGCGCGACTTCATCGAGCGCGACCTCGGGCCCGATGGCCTCGCCCGGAGCGTCGTCGTCGTCGCCACGAGCGACGAGCCCGCGCTCGTGCGGATCAAGGCGGCGCTCCTCGCGACGACCGTCGCGGAGCACTTCCGCGAGCAGGGCCGCGACGTCCTGCTCCTGATGGACTCGCTCACGCGCGTGGCGACGGCGCAGCGCGAGGTCGGGCTCACGGTCGGTGAGCCGCCCTCGACGCGCGGGTACACCCCGAGCGTCTTCGCGCTCCTGCCGCGCCTGCTCGAGCGCGCTGGGACGGACGAGAGCGGCTCGATCACCGGCCTCTACACCGTCCTCGTCGAGGGCGACGACATGAACGAGCCCGTCGCGGACGCGTCCCGCGCCATCCTCGACGGCCACGTGGCGCTCAGCCGCTCGCTCGCGCACCGCGGCCACTATCCCGCCGTCGACGTGCTCGCCAGCGTCAGCAGGCTCGAGACCGAGCTCCAGGAGCCCGACGTGCGCGCGGCGGCGCGCGGCTTCCGCGAGGTGCTCGCCGCCTACCGCGACAAGGAGGACTTCATCTCGATCGGGGCCTACGAGCCTGGATCGGACCCCGTCACCGACAGGGCGATCGCGCTCAAGCCCGCGCTCGACGCGTTCGCGCGCCAGGAGCTGGACGAGCCGGCGCCGCTTGCCGAGTCGCGCGCGAGCCTGCTCGAGCTCCTCGGAGAGCGGCCGTGA
- a CDS encoding transglycosylase SLT domain-containing protein, with protein sequence MSVATVQQRIAELEALLAPPPIRQPIAAAAPARSFASALERADTRAPAALGGSYRAEIESASRETGVDPALILAVIRAESGGDPDAVSPAGAIGLMQLMPQTAAGLAVDPRDPAQNILGGARYLRSMLDRFGGDERLALAAYNAGPGAVSRYGGVPPYPETQRYVDRVVGYATELRASSAAAPPAAAPSLEGEPIVRTAMQFLGTPYSWGGESPSTGFDCSGLVQYVMAQHGKQVPRVAADQAETGQLVSRDELQPGDAVFFRYDDGSIGHNGIYIGGDRFIHAPKRGDVVKISSLSGPWYSERFSHGRRYS encoded by the coding sequence GTGAGCGTTGCCACGGTCCAGCAGCGCATCGCCGAGCTCGAGGCGCTGCTCGCGCCGCCGCCGATCCGGCAGCCCATCGCGGCCGCGGCGCCCGCGCGGTCGTTCGCGTCCGCGCTCGAGCGCGCCGACACGCGCGCTCCGGCCGCGCTGGGAGGCAGCTACCGCGCGGAGATCGAGTCGGCGAGCCGCGAGACAGGCGTCGACCCGGCGCTCATCCTCGCCGTGATCCGCGCCGAGAGCGGCGGCGATCCGGATGCGGTCTCGCCCGCGGGCGCGATCGGGCTCATGCAGCTCATGCCGCAGACCGCCGCCGGGCTCGCCGTCGATCCGCGCGACCCCGCACAGAACATCCTCGGCGGCGCCCGGTACCTCCGCAGCATGCTCGACCGCTTCGGCGGCGACGAGCGCCTCGCGCTCGCCGCGTACAACGCCGGCCCGGGCGCCGTCTCGAGGTACGGCGGCGTGCCGCCCTACCCGGAGACGCAACGCTACGTCGACCGCGTGGTCGGGTACGCGACCGAACTGCGCGCGAGCTCGGCCGCGGCGCCGCCGGCCGCCGCCCCCTCGCTCGAGGGCGAGCCGATCGTGCGCACGGCGATGCAGTTCCTCGGCACGCCGTACTCGTGGGGCGGCGAGTCGCCGTCGACCGGCTTCGACTGCTCCGGCCTCGTGCAGTACGTGATGGCCCAGCACGGCAAGCAGGTCCCGCGCGTCGCCGCGGACCAGGCGGAGACCGGGCAGCTCGTCTCGCGCGACGAGCTCCAGCCCGGCGACGCGGTCTTCTTCCGCTACGACGACGGCTCGATCGGCCACAACGGCATCTACATCGGCGGCGACCGCTTCATCCACGCGCCGAAGCGCGGCGACGTCGTGAAGATCTCCTCCCTCTCCGGCCCCTGGTACTCCGAGCGCTTCTCGCACGGGCGCCGCTACTCCTGA
- a CDS encoding flagellar hook-length control protein FliK, with protein sequence MTATSLDPVAGGGVPAAVADAAAPAEPSDLFAALLTLMAALPPAPAADPVPAAQRSGSGPATAATPVAMPPSDGNATAATPVAAPSSDGTTSAEPATASAAAVAVAPAAPALRADAPAVPVAAPTLPELVLAHVPAATDGLATRLQGEPPRAPDAPAPGDAATAAEAPAEPLGRVRAADVGPERGTDAPHDAAEARAAEAGALPSAPAAPRAPEAAPVAPVRPAPPVPLARVAGELAARMQVASAAGGGEVRLELYPRSLGAVHVHVTVADGVVRGVLAAESREAAETLAQALPDLRRALETGGLTVETLELTSDWQQPGGDRRGGEWARERRPSIGGAGVGAAPGDDRPAGTAPRPRRSGSSAVDVLA encoded by the coding sequence ATGACAGCCACCTCACTTGACCCGGTTGCCGGCGGCGGCGTGCCCGCCGCGGTCGCGGACGCGGCCGCGCCGGCCGAGCCGAGCGACCTCTTCGCGGCGTTGCTCACCCTGATGGCGGCTCTGCCGCCTGCTCCGGCCGCCGACCCCGTCCCGGCTGCGCAGCGCTCCGGCTCCGGGCCGGCGACCGCTGCGACGCCCGTGGCAATGCCGCCCAGCGACGGCAATGCGACCGCCGCGACGCCCGTCGCAGCGCCGTCCAGCGACGGCACGACGTCGGCGGAACCCGCGACGGCCTCCGCCGCCGCGGTTGCGGTTGCACCGGCCGCGCCCGCGCTCCGGGCCGATGCTCCGGCGGTGCCGGTCGCCGCGCCGACACTCCCCGAGCTCGTCCTCGCGCACGTTCCCGCGGCGACGGACGGCCTCGCGACTCGGCTCCAGGGCGAACCGCCCCGCGCGCCCGACGCGCCGGCGCCCGGAGACGCCGCGACCGCCGCCGAGGCGCCCGCCGAGCCGCTCGGACGCGTGCGGGCCGCGGACGTCGGTCCGGAGCGCGGGACGGACGCGCCGCACGACGCCGCCGAGGCCCGCGCGGCCGAGGCGGGCGCGCTGCCGTCCGCGCCCGCCGCGCCCCGCGCCCCGGAGGCCGCCCCGGTCGCGCCTGTCCGCCCGGCTCCGCCGGTCCCGCTTGCACGGGTAGCCGGGGAGCTCGCGGCGCGGATGCAGGTCGCCTCGGCCGCGGGCGGGGGCGAGGTACGGCTCGAGCTCTACCCGCGCTCGCTCGGCGCCGTGCACGTCCATGTGACGGTCGCCGACGGCGTCGTCCGCGGCGTGCTGGCGGCCGAGAGCCGCGAGGCGGCGGAGACGCTCGCCCAGGCCTTGCCGGATCTCCGCCGGGCGCTCGAGACGGGCGGGCTGACCGTGGAGACCCTCGAGCTGACGTCCGACTGGCAGCAGCCGGGCGGCGATCGCCGCGGAGGCGAGTGGGCGCGCGAGCGGCGGCCCTCGATTGGCGGTGCCGGCGTGGGCGCCGCCCCGGGGGACGACCGGCCGGCGGGCACGGCCCCGCGACCGAGGCGGAGCGGCAGCAGTGCCGTCGACGTCCTCGCCTGA
- a CDS encoding flagellar hook capping FlgD N-terminal domain-containing protein: protein MINATTRTTGTTTDSTATSGRTALGKDEFLALLVTQLRYQNPLSPMDSAQFIEQMTGFSTLEQLTNLRQVADRMAFAQSLGQGTSLIGRTVAYASGDTTATGVVERVRTDGGSVTLQLADGTAVDLAAIREVS, encoded by the coding sequence ATGATCAACGCAACGACCAGGACCACGGGAACGACCACGGACTCGACGGCGACGAGCGGGAGGACGGCTCTCGGGAAGGATGAGTTCCTCGCTCTGCTCGTCACCCAGCTGCGCTACCAGAATCCGCTCTCGCCGATGGACAGCGCCCAGTTCATCGAGCAGATGACGGGCTTCTCGACGCTCGAGCAGCTCACGAACCTCCGCCAGGTCGCCGACCGCATGGCCTTCGCCCAGAGCCTGGGGCAGGGGACGTCCCTCATCGGGCGCACCGTGGCCTACGCGAGCGGCGACACGACCGCGACGGGCGTCGTCGAGCGCGTCCGGACGGACGGCGGCTCGGTGACCCTCCAGCTCGCCGACGGGACAGCCGTCGACCTGGCGGCGATTCGGGAGGTGAGCTGA
- a CDS encoding flagellar hook-basal body complex protein, whose translation MLRSMYSAISGLKNHQTMLDVVGANIANVNTVGYKAERTSFKELISQTVRGASGATAARGGTNPLQVGLGAGIASIDQLVTQGNLQTTSVVTDVAIQGDGFFQVQDQAGTEIYFTRAGNFSLDEQAGTSYLVTADGYYVWGRTDGGNGIVEPADPLGRIGIPTTAKSVAIDQTGLVSYIDGTSGAVVQAGRIQVAKFGNPAGLERAGNSLLRASNNSGAAVLGDPTTGGRGQLVSGALEMSNVDLAQEFTNMISAQRGFQANSRIISASDELLQDLVNLKR comes from the coding sequence ATGCTTCGCTCGATGTACTCGGCCATCAGCGGCCTCAAGAACCACCAGACGATGCTCGACGTCGTCGGTGCCAACATCGCCAACGTCAACACGGTCGGCTACAAGGCCGAGCGCACCTCGTTCAAGGAGCTGATCAGCCAGACGGTGCGCGGCGCCAGCGGCGCCACCGCCGCCCGCGGCGGTACGAACCCGCTCCAGGTCGGTCTCGGCGCGGGCATCGCCTCGATCGACCAGCTCGTGACGCAGGGCAACCTCCAGACGACGAGCGTCGTCACCGACGTCGCCATCCAGGGCGACGGCTTCTTCCAGGTCCAGGACCAGGCGGGGACGGAGATCTACTTCACCCGCGCCGGCAACTTCAGCCTCGACGAGCAGGCCGGGACGAGCTACCTCGTCACCGCGGACGGCTACTACGTCTGGGGCCGCACCGACGGCGGGAACGGGATCGTCGAGCCGGCCGACCCGCTGGGCCGGATCGGCATCCCCACGACCGCGAAGAGCGTCGCGATCGACCAGACCGGCCTCGTCTCGTACATCGACGGGACGAGCGGCGCCGTCGTCCAGGCGGGCCGGATCCAGGTGGCGAAGTTCGGCAACCCGGCCGGCCTCGAGCGGGCCGGCAACAGCCTGCTGCGCGCCTCGAACAACTCCGGCGCGGCGGTTCTCGGCGACCCGACCACGGGCGGCCGCGGCCAGCTCGTGTCCGGCGCGCTCGAGATGTCGAACGTCGACCTGGCCCAGGAGTTCACGAACATGATCTCGGCGCAGCGCGGCTTCCAGGCCAACTCGCGGATCATCTCGGCGAGCGACGAGCTGCTCCAGGACCTCGTCAACCTCAAGCGGTAG
- a CDS encoding flagellar FlbD family protein, with protein MIFLHHPDGTRFALNPDLIETVEETPDTVVRLTSARRLLVSESADEIADLVRDWRLACTAGAPA; from the coding sequence ATGATCTTCCTGCACCATCCCGACGGCACGCGCTTCGCGCTCAACCCGGACCTGATCGAAACCGTCGAGGAGACGCCCGACACGGTCGTGCGTCTCACGAGCGCGCGGCGTCTGCTCGTTTCCGAGTCCGCCGACGAGATCGCGGACCTCGTGCGCGACTGGCGCCTCGCCTGCACGGCCGGCGCCCCCGCCTAG